A stretch of the Argentina anserina chromosome 6, drPotAnse1.1, whole genome shotgun sequence genome encodes the following:
- the LOC126800278 gene encoding non-specific lipid-transfer protein 1-like, with translation MATSTAMKLTLVALLCMVVALPIAQAITCGQVASNVAPCASYVTSGGAVPAACCNGVKTLNSMAKTTSDRQAACNCLKQVAGGIKGLNPNLASGLPGKCGVSVPWKISTSTNCASVK, from the exons ATGGCTACCTCTACCGCGATGAAGCTTACTTTGGTCGCTCTCTTGTGCATGGTGGTTGCTTTGCCCATAGCTCAAGCCATCACATGCGGCCAAGTTGCGAGCAACGTTGCACCATGCGCAAGCTACGTGACGAGTGGCGGTGCTGTCCCTGCCGCTTGCTGCAACGGAGTTAAGACCCTCAACTCCATGGCTAAGACCACCAGTGACCGCCAGGCCGCCTGCAATTGCCTCAAACAGGTTGCCGGTGGAATCAAAGGACTCAACCCTAACCTTGCATCTGGGCTTCCAGGCAAGTGCGGAGTTAGCGTTCCATGGAAGATCAGCACCTCCACCAACTGCGCCAG CGTGAAATGA
- the LOC126800279 gene encoding non-specific lipid-transfer protein 1-like, protein MASAVMKLTLVALMCIVVAVPVAQAITCGQVTSNVAPCFSYVKSGGAVPAACCNGVRKLNSMAKTTADRKATCNCLKNAAGSIKGLNPSLAAGLPGKCGVNVPYKISTSTNCNNVK, encoded by the exons ATGGCATCTGCAGTGATGAAGCTTACTTTGGTGGCTCTCATGTGCATTGTGGTGGCCGTCCCCGTCGCACAGGCCATCACTTGCGGCCAAGTGACCTCAAACGTGGCACCGTGCTTCAGCTACGTCAAGAGTGGTGGCGCTGTCCCTGCCGCTTGCTGCAACGGAGTCCGCAAGCTCAACAGCATGGCCAAGACCACTGCCGACCGCAAAGCAACTTGCAATTGCCTAAAGAACGCAGCTGGAAGTATTAAGGGACTTAACCCTAGCCTCGCCGCTGGTCTTCCCGGCAAGTGTGGTGTCAACGTTCCCTACAAGATCAGCACTTCCACCAACTGCAACAA TGTGAAATGA
- the LOC126800280 gene encoding non-specific lipid-transfer protein 1-like has translation MAGTLAKLACMLFLCMVVAKAAMTCPQIRGGMVPCINYLSKGGSPSAACCTNLKNMVNSATTTIDRQDACKCLKEAAGALQGINPTNAARLPSNCKVNIPYKISMSTNCASVK, from the exons ATGGCCGGTACCCTAGCTAAGCTTGCTTGTATGCTCTTCCTGTGCATGGTGGTTGCCAAAGCGGCCATGACATGCCCTCAGATCCGAGGAGGGATGGTTCCGTGCATCAACTACCTCAGCAAAGGTGGGAGCCCTAGTGCGGCTTGTTGCACCAACCTGAAAAACATGGTCAACTCGGCGACGACCACCATCGATCGCCAGGATGCCTGCAAGTGCTTGAAAGAAGCTGCCGGGGCACTTCAAGGGATCAACCCAACCAACGCTGCAAGGCTCCCTTCCAACTGCAAAGTTAACATTCCTTACAAGATCAGTATGAGCACCAACTGCGCCAG CGTAAAGTGA
- the LOC126796713 gene encoding non-specific lipid-transfer protein 1-like, protein MTSSVASRLAIVVLMCLVVARSPLPAYAVTCGQVSQSLIPCIPYLQNGGYVPAQCCSGVRYLRNSAKTTVDHQSICRCLVAAARATRGLKLNLVAGLPNRCGVRLPYTMSPDTNCNTYAAEPYFVILASQFVAWHSF, encoded by the coding sequence ATGACGAGTTCTGTGGCCTCTAGGTTGGCCATCGTGGTCCTCATGTGCCTGGTGGTTGCTCGTTCACCGTTACCGGCCTACGCCGTCACGTGTGGCCAGGTGTCGCAGAGCTTGATCCCATGCATACCTTACCTGCAGAATGGTGGGTATGTCCCTGCACAGTGTTGCAGTGGTGTCAGATACCTTCGCAACTCAGCTAAGACCACCGTCGACCACCAGTCTATTTGCCGGTGCTTGGTTGCAGCTGCTCGAGCCACCCGGGGACTCAAGCTTAACCTCGTGGCCGGTCTCCCGAACCGATGTGGTGTTAGGCTTCCTTACACAATGAGCCCTGACACCAATTGTAACACGTACGCAGCTGAACCCTACTTTGTTATTTTGGCTTCTCAGTTTGTTGCATGGCATTCATTTTGA